GATCGAAAGAGCTATACCGAAGAGCTCGATGATCTGGACACTCCCTAGTTCTTACGTCCCAGCAAAGGATCGACTCTATGGGTGAGGAGCGACCTTCACCTTGGGCTCGACGATCACCAGATCGACCCGCCGGTTCTGCCCTCGGCCCTCGGGCGTAGCGTTATCGGCCACTGGCCGGTAAGGCCCGTAGCCCGCAACCGAGATCTTATCCGGCGGAAATCCAGCATCATCCACCAGCAACGTAAGTACGCTGGTCGCGCGCGCCGAAGAGAGCTGCCAGTTCGACTGGAAGAGTGGCGTGTGAATCGGCTGATTGTCGGAGTGTCCTTCGACGCGCAGCTCGAGATGATGGTCCATCAACACATGGGCCGTCTTGCGTAGCTGTTCAGCCGCTCCCGGAAGCAGCGTCGCATCGCCCGACTTGAAGAAGCCAAAGTCGCGCAGGCTGATGATCAACCCTTCCGTCGTTTGCTGCACCACGATCTCATGCTTGTCGATCGCATCGCCCAGCACTCCTTCAAGCTGCGTCTTCAACTGCGTCGTATCGACGGGCAAAGGAGCGGGCATCACAGGTGCCGGCGGAAGGGGGTTGTTCTCATCAGTTGGCCCCGTATCCGGCTTGGGATCATCGTGAGCGCTCAGCTTCTCGAAGCCAGAATGGATCCCGGCGGACACGGTTTGTACGCTCTTACTGCGGCCACGGGAGAAGGCAAACAGCACGATGAAGACGGCAAGCAGCAGCGTGACAAAGTCCGCGTAAGAGAGCAGCCAGCGATCATGTGACGGGGCCGCCTCTTCTT
This Granulicella aggregans DNA region includes the following protein-coding sequences:
- a CDS encoding OmpA/MotB family protein — protein: MRRSSRREEEAAPSHDRWLLSYADFVTLLLAVFIVLFAFSRGRSKSVQTVSAGIHSGFEKLSAHDDPKPDTGPTDENNPLPPAPVMPAPLPVDTTQLKTQLEGVLGDAIDKHEIVVQQTTEGLIISLRDFGFFKSGDATLLPGAAEQLRKTAHVLMDHHLELRVEGHSDNQPIHTPLFQSNWQLSSARATSVLTLLVDDAGFPPDKISVAGYGPYRPVADNATPEGRGQNRRVDLVIVEPKVKVAPHP